One region of Phragmites australis chromosome 18, lpPhrAust1.1, whole genome shotgun sequence genomic DNA includes:
- the LOC133899429 gene encoding polcalcin Phl p 7-like, whose translation MAESADTERIFKRFDTNGDGKISLSELTDALRTLGSTSADEVQRMMAEIDTDGDGFIDFNEFISFCNANPGLMKDVAKVF comes from the coding sequence ATGGCGGAGTCGGCGGACACGGAGCGGATCTTCAAGCGGTTCGACACCAACGGCGACGGCAAGATCTCGCTGTCCGAGCTCACCGACGCGCTGCGGACGCTGGGCTCCACCTCCGCCGACGAGGTGCAGCGCATGATGGCCGAGATCGACACCGACGGCGACGGCTTCATCGATTTCAacgagttcatctccttctgcaACGCCAACCCGGGACTCATGAAGGACGTCGCAAAGGTCTTCTGA